The following DNA comes from Myxococcales bacterium.
GCCTACTTCCTCAATCGACGCCTCGGACTGTACTTGCGACAGGAGCACTCGGCGACCTTTGACCGCGAACCGCTCGAGCTCGATGCGCTGGAGAGCTGGAAGCTCGGCAGCGCGCTGATCGGCTACCTGCTCGACGACTTTCCGCTCGATCAGGCGGAGCAGCTCCTGCGCGGGAAGGGGGAGCTGCCGCTGGGACCCCCGGGAAAGATCCTGCTCGAGCGACTGCACGCCCCGGCTTCGGACATTGCAACACGCGCGAAGGCCGCCCGCGCCGGCCCCGCGCTCGAGCCGCTCGAGGTGCGAGTGGACCTCCCCGACGGTACCCGCGTGACGGGCAGCATCGGCGATCGCTGGGCCGGCGGCGCCGTCAAACACATGTACTCCACGCCCGGGTGCAAGTACCTGCTGGAGAGCTGGACGCGCCACGTGGCGATGTGTGCCGTGCCGGGGGCGAGCGCAAAGACGCAGCTGATCGGACGCGCCGGTGCCAGCGCGGCGGTGGTGGGGTTTGACGCGCTGGCGAGTGACGCTGCGCGAGCGCTCCTCGCCGACATGGTCGAGCTCTACCGGAGAGGGCTCGAGCGGCCGTTGCCGTTCATGCCGGAGACGAGCCACAAATACTTTGCGGGTCATCAGAAGAGCGCCGCTGCCGCGCTCGACTCGGCGATGCAGACCTACTCCGGGGACGAGCACGCCGAGTCACTGCACGACCCGCATCCCGGGCGCGCTTTTTCCGGCTTGTTGCCGCCCTTCGACCCGGACTTCGAGGCCGGAAAAAAGCGGCTCGATGAGACCGACTTTCACGCGCTGGCCATCGCGCTGTTCGGGCCGCTCGACGCCGCTCGGGCGGAGGCGGGGACATGAGCCACGACACCCCGCAACCCTTCGACCCCATCGCGATCGAGCTCTGCGGGACGAACATCGTGGAAGCGAGCGCAGGCACTGGCAAGACCTACGCCATCACCACGCTGTTCGTGCGGCTCCTGCTCGAACGGGGCCTCGATCCGTCCGAGATCTTGGTCGTCACCTTCACCGACGCGGCCACGGCGGAGCTGAGGGATCGCGTGAGGGCTCGACTGCTCGAGGCGGAAGCTGCACTGTGTGCCGCCCTCGCAGGCGAAGCGATCGACGACGAGGTCCTGGCGCGGCTGGCGTCAAAACGGAAGGGCTCGCTGAAGTCCGACATCGCCCGCTTGCGCCGCGCTCTCGACAACATCGACGAAGCGGCCATCTCCACCATCCACGGCTTCTGCCAGCGGGTGCTGATCGACAACGCGTTTGGTACGCGAGTGCCGTTCGGGGCAGAGCTCTGCCCGGACTTGAGCGAGCTGACGGACGACGTGCTGTACGACTTCTGGCACCGGCGAGTAGCGCAGGCGCCGCCGGGGCTGGCGCGGCAGGCGACCGCGCTGGGTGTGGACATCGGGCGGCTGCGAGCGCTGTTTCTAGAGGCGCGGCGCAACCCTCGCATCGGGGTCACGCCGCCGGCGCCGCCGCCGGGCACTCCCGGAGAGATCGAACAGGCGCGGGGCGAGGTGTTGCGGCACCTGGCGGCCTTCGATGGGTTTGCTTTTGTAGAGGAGCACGCACTCAAGGCGGACTTTGGCAGCGGTCCCGCCCTGGCTTTGCTGCTGGAAGGCGCACGCGCGGCCGTCGTCGAGGACGATCCGGCCGTCCGCCATTTTCCCGCCCACGTGGAGCGGTTGTTCCCCGCGTTCGTGTGCGCGCACCTCAAGCAGAAGTGGGCGGGGGATCCGCGGGCTCGGCACGAGGTCTTTGCCGCATTCGAGCGCCTGGTCCGGCTCTCGTGGCAACCCGTGCTCGGCCTCGAGCACGAGCTGCTCGGGGAGCTGCCGGAGCAGCTGTTCGCCCGCAAGTTGCAGCAGGGCGTGTTCGGCTTCGAAGATCTGCCGCTCCGAGTCGCGGATGCAGTGCGAGGAGACACGGGCGCGGGAGCTCAGGGCAGCGCTGCGGCGGCGCTTCAAGGCCGTCTTGATCGACGAGTTTCAGGACACCGATCCCGTGCAGTTCGAGATCTTTCAGGCTGCGTTTGGCGGCAGCGAGCATCCTCTCTTTTTGATCGGCGATCCGAAGCAGGCCATCTACGCCTTCCGTGGCGCGGACGTGTTCGCGTACCTCGACGCGGCCAAGGGCGCCGCGCGCTTCAGCATGGGTGTCAGTTACCGCTCGGACCCGGGGCTGATTGCCGCGGTCAATCAGCTGTTCTTGCCGGCCGGCAGTTTTCTGATCGACGGCATCAACTATTCTGCCATCCAGGCGCGCCCTGGCGCGAAGAACGGGGTGGTCGCGCCGCACGCGGCGCCGGGTTCGGACACGGCATCTCTCGAGCTGCTCTTCGTCGAGCGCAACGACGCGTCCACCGCGGTGAAAAAGGCGGTCGCGCGGCGCACGGCGGCCCGGGTGGTGGCGGCGGACATCGCGCGGCTGCTCGGCGAAAAAGGCCAGCATCCTGCGCCGAGGCGAGCCGGTGCCGATCAGCGCGACGGATCTCGCGGTCCTCACTCGCACCAATGCCCAGTCGCTCATCGTGCAAGACGCGCTGCGTGAGCGTGGCATTCCGTCCGTCGTCATCGTCGACGAGAGTGTGTTCGTCTCCGAAGAAGCGGAAGATCTCCAGGCGGTGCTCGGCGCGGTGCTCGACCCGGGAAGCCGGCTCGATCTGCGGCGGGCGGTCGCCACGTCACTCGTCGGCGTGAGCGGTGACGAGATTGCCGCCAGCGAGGGTGACGCCGGCTTCTGGCACGAGTGGGCGACCCGGTTTCGCAGCTGGCACGATCTCTGGGTCGAGCGGGGCTTCATTCGCATGTTTCGAGCCCTGCTCGCCGACACGGCGGCGGCGAAGCGCTTGCTCGAGCGCGTGGGCGGAGAACGTCGCCTCACGAACGTGCTCCACCTGGGTGAGTTGCTCCACAACGCTGCGATGGAGAGGAACCTGGGTCCTGGCGCATTGCTCGCGTGGCTCGCCGAGCAACGAGCGGGCCGGGGTGCAGCCGTCGAACGCGCCGAGATCCGCCTCGAGAGCGACGACGCGCGGGTGAAGATCCTCACCGTGCACAAGGCCAAGGGGCTCGAGTTCCCCGTCGTGTACTGCCCGTTCTTGTGGGACTCGGTCGGAGGAAAAATGGAAGGGCCGTGTCGTTTCCACGATGCGAGCGGCCGCGCGATGTTGGATGTCGATGTCGACGCCGAGCGCCGCAAGGCCAATGTGGCCCGGGCCAAATGGGAGGGTTTTGCCGAGGAGCTCCGGGTCGTCTACGTCGCGCTCACGCGGGCGCAACATCGTACCGTCGCGCTGTGGGGTGGGTTCAAGACCGCGGGCGCCTCGGCTGCCGCGTGCCTGCTCTTTCCTCCGGGCGCACTTCCGCCGCCGGCGCTGCCCGAGCCCGGGCGCCTGGACAAACAGACCGACGCGCAGCTCACGGCGCCGCTCGAAGCGTTCGCAGCGCGGGTGGGGGAGTCGGTGGCGGTGCGCAGGGTGCCCTGGAGCTACGATGCTCAGCTCGCGCCGTCGCCCGAGACTTTGGGCCCCGTGCTCGAGGCGCGGAAGGTGGAGCACGCGATCCGCTCTTGGCGTCACACCAGCAGCTTCTCGAGCCTCACGCGTCGAGAGCTCGCGGGACAGCTCGACGCGGACGAAGGGCGAGATCGCGATGAGGAGGAGCAAGCCGTCGATGCGGGTTCGTTCCTGGAGGCGGCGGGCGCCGGCGTAGACGATGTTGCCGCGAGTGTCGGCACGCCGAGCGGGCTCACCCGGATCACGCTGGATGGTTTCCCCCGCGGCCGACGCACCGGAGACCTGTTTCACGACCTCCTCGAGCACATCGACTTCGCCAGCGTGACCGACGCGGAGCTCACGGAGCTCGCGGACGCCAAGCTCGACGGGTACGGGCTCAGCCGCAGCTTCGCAGCCGCTGAGGGCGCCGAGCGGCGCGGGCAGTTGGTTCGGGCGATCCGAGAGACGCTGGTGACACCGCTCTCGGATGGTGGGCCGTGCCTGCGGGACATCACACCGGAGCACAAGTTCGCGGAGCTCGAGTTCCGCATGCCCGTTGGAGCGGACACCAGCTCGCTCACGCGCAAGGCGCTGGCCCGGGCGTTTCGCGAACATCCGAGCGATGCTCCAGCTGGGGCCTTGCCGCGGAGTTATGCCGAGCGCGTCGAGCAGCTCGGCTTCCGCGCGCTCAGCGGGTTTCTCAAGGGCTACATCGATCTCGTGTTCGAGCATGCGGGGCGCTGGTACGTCGTCGACTACAAGACGAATCACCTGGGCGATCACTGGGACGACTACCGGACGCCTGCGATGATCGACGCGCTCGGCCACTCGCACTATTTCTTGCAGTACCACCTGTACGCGCTGACGCTGCACCGTCACCTCCGGCATTTTCAGCGGGGGTATTCCTACGCCGAGCATTTCGGTGGGGTCTTCTATCTGTTCGTGAAGGGCATGCATCCCGATGCCGCGGCGGGCAACGGTGTGTTCTTCGAAAAGCCCCCGCTCGCCCGCCTCGAAGCGCTCTCCTCGGCGATCGCCGGCCGCGCCAGGGACGCGCTCGAGCAGGGAGGTGCCGCATGAGCGGCTCAGCACGCGCGGGACGCGGCGCCGAGCTCGGCATGGCGGCGCATCTCGTCGAGCAAGGTGTGCTGTCGCACCTCGATCACGAGCTGGCGAGAGCGCTGCTCGAGATCGCTGGCGAGAGCTCGGAGGAGGTAGCACTGGGCGCCGCGTTCGCGAGCTGGGCCATCGCGCGGGGTCACGTGTGTGTCGACCTGAAGCGCCTGCGCACCCGGCGCTTCCACGACGAAGCGGGTGAGGCCCTGCCGGGCATCGAGTTGCCGGCGCACGAAGCCTGGATCTCCGCGCTCACCGCGAGCAAGCTGGTGGCGGTCGATCCCGTCGAGCCGGGCGAACAAGAGCCTCTCTCGCCTCGCCCGCTGGTGCTCGCGGGTGGCACTCGGCTCTACCTTTCGCGGTACTTCGACTACGAGCGCAAGCTCGCTGCGGCGCTCCTCGGAAAGAGTCGCGTGCTCTTCGGCGATCTGGATGGCGCTCTGCTCTCCCGCGGGCTCGAAGCGCTCTTTCCCCAGGCGACCGCGGGCACCGACGGTCAGCGCCGAGCCGCGCTCTTGGCGACGATGCGCGGGCTCAGCGTGATCTCCGGCGGACCCGGCACGGGCAAGACGTACAGCGTCGCGAAGGTGCTGGGTCTACTCCAGGAGCAGGCGCTCGGCCGCGAGCAGGCGCCGCTCCGGATCTTGCTGCTGGCGCCGACGGGCAAGGCGGCGGCGCGCCTGGGTGAGGCCATCGGCCAGAGCCTCGCGGCCTTACCCGAGGAGCTGCGTGGGCTGATCCCTGCGCAGGCTGCGACCTTGCACCGGGCGCTCGGTTATCAACGGAGCCGGCCCACCCACTTCCGTCACGACCGCGAGAACCCGCTGCCCGCCGACGTCGTCGTCGTCGATGAAGCGTCGATGGTGGATCTGGCGTTGATGACCAAACTGGTCGATGCCGTGCACCCGAACGCTCGCTTGATCTTGCTCGGTGACAAGGACCAGCTGGCTTCGGTGGAAGCGGGCGCGATCTTGGGTGACATCTACGGTGGCAACCCCAATGACGGTTACTCGTGCGGCATGGCCGAGCGCGCGCTCGAGCTGACGGGAGGCACCCTCCCGGTCTCTCCGACTCGGCCCGATGCGGGTCTCCACGATTGCATGGTGCACCTCACGCACGTGCACCGATTTGCCGGCAGTGGGGCCATCGCCGCGCTCGCGGCCGCGGTACGTGCAGGGGATCAGGCCGCCGCGTTTGCGGCCCTGGACGCGCCAGGTGACGAGATCGTGTTGTGTCCGGTCGAGCCTGGCGCTTCGCTCGAGACCGTGTTCGGTCGGCTCGTGGTCGAGCGGTTTGCCGGACTCGGCAGCGCGTTGCTCGCGGACAAACTCGAGATCTTGGCGTCGTTCCGCTTCCTGTGCGCGCACCGGCGCGGGGCCTTCGGAGTGCATGCCCTGAACCGCTTCGTCGCTGACCACCTCACGGCTTCGGGGGTGCTCGAGGCGCGCGCGGATTGGTACGACGGTCGGCCGGTGTTGATCACCGCGAACGACTACTCCCTCGAGCTGTTCAACGGGGACGTGGGTGTGATCTCCGCCGCTCCGACCGCGGCGGCCGGAGACGAGCCGCCGCGGTCGCTGGTTGCGTGTTTCCCCGGCACGGGCGGCGAGGGTGTCAGGAGTTTCGCGCCGGGTCAGTTGCCCCCGCACGAGACTGTGTTTGCGATGAGTGTTCACAAGGCGCAGGGCTCCGAGCTCAGCGAGGTGGCGCTCGTGCTGCCGGAGCGGGTGTCCCCGGTCCTGACCCGCGAGCTGATCTACACGGGCATCACTCGCGCCAAGCAGAAGGTCCGCATCTACGGGTCTCGCGAGGTGCTCGCTCAGGCCATCGAAGCGCGGGTCGAGCGGGCGTCGGGCCTGGGCAATGCCCTGTGGGGAAACCCGCGAGGTTGAAGCTCGGCTGGGTGGGGCCGCCCCTCCATGTGGCGGGGCAGACGCCACCGGGAATCAGCTCGGTCCCGGCAGAATTGCAGCGGTTTGCCAGCGGCACGCGGCTTGCGATGTGGGTGTGCATGGCACGAAATCAACTCGCCTTCATCCGAGAATCCTTGTTCGCTCTTGGCCTCGCGAGTCTGCTCGCCGGCTGCAGCATTCGCACCACGACCAGCGAGCCCGCGTCCGCGCCGCGCGCCCAGGGCGGGTTATCGATGCGTGGTTCGGTGCAGGCGCGCGCGACCGGCGCCGCGTTCGAGACTCGGGGCGCCGACGCCGAAGACGGCTCAGGGAATTCAATCAGCCTGGGCAGCAGCATCGAGTGTCACGGGGTCAATGAAATGACCGTGCAAGACCGGGTGATCGAGACCGGTGGCAACGGAGTCGAAGCCCACGGGGCGTGCAAGCTGACCTTGCTTCGCTGCACCATCCGCGCCGGTGGCGTGGGCCTCGCCGCCCACGGCAGCAGCCAGATCGTGCTCAAGGACAGCAAGGTCGAGGGCGGAACGGCCGCCCTGATGCTCCACGGCGCAAGCCGCGTCGAGACCCAGAACACTCAGTTCAAGGGCCGCATCGAGAAACACGGCATGGCAGCCCTCGACGATCGCGGGGGCAACGCCTGGAACTGAGCGCGTTCAGCGGCTCACTTCGGATTCGTCCACTTGCAGTTGGGGCCGCAGCCGGTCTGTCCGTCGCACTGCTCGCCAAAGGCGCCCTGCACGTAGCCATCGCCACAGTAGGGCGCCCACTGACAGATCACGGTGCAGGTCCCGCCGCCGTACGCCGAACCGACGGGCACGTTGGAGGAGCCGTTGTCGCACTTCTCCGGGCCGTTCTTGATGCCGTCACCGCAGTAACCGGGCAACGTGCAGTCGGGGTTGCACGTCCCGTAGCTGCCGTCGTTCACCCCGTTGTCGCACTGCTCGCCGGTCTCTTTGACGCCGTTGCCGCAGCGCAGGTGGCAGTGGGTGTCGCAGTTGCTGGCAGGGGTGCCGTTGGCGCTGCCCTTGTCGCACTGCTCCGGCGGCTGCACGGTGCCGTCGCCGCAGCTCACGAGCGGTACGAAGTTCTTGCAGTCGGAGGTGCACGAGCCCGCCTGCCCGCTGTTGACTCCGTCGTCGCAGGTCTCGCCGTAGACGGCGTCGACGGCTTTGTCCCCGCAGTACGGCGCCGGCTTGCAGGCGTTGGTACACAGGGTCTTGCCGTAGGCCGTGGCGCTGTTCGCGGCGCCCTGGTCACACGACTCCGGCGGGTTGGTCAGAGTGCCGTCCCCGCAGTAGTTCGCCAGCGTGCAGCCCGGGTTGCAACCGCCGTAGCTACCGTCGTTCTTGCCGTCATCACACTGCTCGGTGCCGTTCTTGATGCCGTCGCCGCAGCGTGGACCCTCGGTGCAGTCCGGGTTGCACTTGCCGTAACCGCCGGTGTTGTTGGCGGCGCCGTTGTCACACTCTTCGCCCGGGTCGGCGGCGCCGTTGCCGCACTTCAGCTGGCAGGTGGCGGTGCATTTGCTGCTGGTCGCGCCGTTGTTGGCGCCGTCGTCGCACTGCTCACCGTTGCCGGCCTGGACGGCATTGTCACCGCAGCGCGGGCCCAGCGTGCAGCCGGGGCCGCACTTGTTGTACGCCCCGGTGTTGTTGGCCGTGCCGTCGTCGCACTGCTCGCCGTTGGAGACGACCGCGTCGCCACAGTAGGGAGCGAAGCCGCAGCCGGGACCACACTGTTTGCTGCTGCCACCGTAGGTGACCGCGTTCGATCCGTCGTCGCAGGCCTCGGGCGGGATTTGCGGAGTGGCGTCCCCGCAGAATGGGCCGCGGGTGCAGTCCGGATTGCACTTTCCGTAGCCGCCGGTGTTGTTGGCGGTCCCGTTGTCACACACCTCGGTGCCCGCCACGATAGCGTCGCCGCAGAAGGTGTTGCACACCGATTTGGCGTGGACGAAGTTGCTCAACGTGAGTTTGTAGTTCGACTCCGTGGTGTGGCGTTCGGCCTGGAAGACCGCGATTTCGTACATGCCGCCGACCGTCAACCCAAGCGTCGTCGCCTGCGCGGCGTTCAGCGTGATGGTCCCGTTCGTGGCGCCGTGCACACCGCCCAGGTCGACGGCGAGCTTGCCGTTGATGAACACGTAGACGTCGTCGTCGCCCGTGAAGTCGAACACCTCGGGGGTCGCCCCGCCTTGATAAGTGAACTGGTAACGGAGCTCGCTGGTGAAGGCGAAATTGTGATTGTTGTAGGTCTGGGCGTTGCCCCAGCCGAGGCCATCGACCGGGAAGAACGCGGCGCTGCTGAACTGGTAGGTGTTGCCCGCGCCCTGGTTCAAGGTCAGCAAGGTGGGGGGGCCGTTGGGTAGACCGTTCGTGGTGTAGACGAGCTTGGAGTAGGTATTCGTCGACCCGGCTCCGGCGCACCCGGTGTCGTGGTACCACCAGCAGAACGATGTGGCGTCGGTGATGAGCTGCGTGGCGCCGCTGCCCGTCGACGAATTGAACACGGGTTTGCCGTCGGCGCCGAGCGCGGCCTTCACCAGGCCGGTCGCGGCGGCGATGTTCCATTGAAAATCGGGGTGCCCGGGTCCAGGGCTGCTGGTGCCGCGATACAGGAAGTCGCGGTAGAGGATCGGGATGTCGAGCTTCGGCGGCGGCGCTTCGATCACCACGTTGCAGCTCCAGCCGCTCTCGATCTGGCAGGTTGCGGAGCAACCGTCACCGCTCGAGGTGTTGCCGTCGTCGCAGGCCTCCTGGGGGAATTTCAGGCCATCTCCGCAGACGGGCGTGCACTGGCCGTTGGCGCAGGACGGCTCGATTTTGCAGTACGGTGAGCAGCCGTCGTAAGGGATCTTGTTGCCGTCGTCACACTGCTCGAAGCCCTCTTTGGTCGAGTCGCCGCAGGTCGTGGCGTGGCACACACTCTTGGTGCCGACGGTCACGCAGGCCCAGCCTTGTTCGAGCTTGCAGGTCGGGCTGCAGCCGTCGTTCGCGACCGCGTTGTTGTCGTCGCACTGCTCGAGCCCCGCGATGATGCCGTCTCCGCACTTCTTGGCTACGCACTTGGCGCCGGCGTTCGGGCAGGTCCAGCCGGGCTCGAGCACACAGGTCGCGCTGCAGCCATCCAGGCTCAAGACGTTTCCGTCGTCACACAGTTCGGTGCCCGCGACCACGGAGTCGCCGCACTTCACCGTCGAGACACACAGTTGACCTGGAGTGGGGCAGGTGTAGAGCGGCTCCAGCTGGCACTGCACACCGCAGCCGTCGCCGGGGTTCGTATTGCCGTCGTCGCAGGCTTCACCCGCCTCGAGCTTGCCGTTGCCGCAGACGGCGATCGGCACACACAGCTTGCCGGGAGTCGGGCAGTTGTAGCCAGGTTCGGCCAGACACGTGGCCGTGCAGCCGTCGCTCGACGCGGTGTTGCCATCGTCGCACTGCTCGAGCCCAGCAACGATGCCGTCACCACAAGTGTTCGGGGGCACCTTGGTGCACGGGCCGCCCGTCGCGGGACAGGTGTATCCGGGCTCCACCTGCGTGCAGTCTGCTGCGCAGCCGTCGCTGGGCGACGTGTTGCCGTCGTCGCAGGTCTCGCCGGGATCCACCTTGCCGTTGCCGCAGACCCAGATCGACACACAGGCCTTGCCCGGGTTCGGGCAGGCATACCCTGGCTCGAGCACACAGATGCCGGAGCAGCCGTCGCCGGGGGTGCTGTTTCCGTCGTCGCAGGTCTCGCCCTTGCTCGACTGAACGGTCGAGTCTCCGCAGTACTCGTTCTTGACGCAGGCCTTGTTCGGCGTGGGGCAGAGCCATCCCTGCTCGAGCTTGCAGGCGGCGTCGCAGCCGTCGTTGGCTGTCGTGTTGCCGTCGTCACACTGCTCACCCGAATTCACTGCGCCATCACCGCAGGCCGCTGTGACCACCGGCGTGCAAGGCTGCCCCGGAGTCTGGCAGGCGTAGCCCTGTTCGACGTCGCAGCTGTCGCTGCAGCCATCCCCGGCCTTGCTGTTGCCGTCGTCGCACGCCTCGCTGCCGCTGATGATGCCGTCGCCGCACACGGCCTTCGTTGGTACGCAGGCCTGACCTGGGACTGGGCAGCTGTAGCCCGGCTCCAGCATGCAGACACCGGAGCAGCCGTCACCCGGGGTCGCGTTGCCGTCGTCGCACAGCTCCGGAGCCTCGACGACGCCATCGCCGCAAATTGCAGCGGCATCACAGCCGACGCAGACGTCCTCGGTGCTGCCGTCGTCGGCATCCGGCCCTGCGTCGAAGACGATGCCGCCGCCGGAGCCACCGCTGCCCCCGGTGCTCGTCGAGCCGCCCGTCGAGCCGCCCGTCCCACCCGTGTCGGAGCTCGCGATCTCTGGGTTACCGCCGCACCCGACCAACGTGAAAAAAGCGACGGGGATCGACAGGCGACGAGCAAGGCGCAGCAACGACATTCAAAGCTCCTTCGGGCTCGGCCAAGACGGGCGAAGTCCAACTCTGCAATCTACACCGATGCGCGAGCGCACGCGTACACGAAAGACCGGCCGACATGTCGGCGAGTGTGGGAGGTG
Coding sequences within:
- a CDS encoding UvrD-helicase domain-containing protein, with product MQCEETRARELRAALRRRFKAVLIDEFQDTDPVQFEIFQAAFGGSEHPLFLIGDPKQAIYAFRGADVFAYLDAAKGAARFSMGVSYRSDPGLIAAVNQLFLPAGSFLIDGINYSAIQARPGAKNGVVAPHAAPGSDTASLELLFVERNDASTAVKKAVARRTAARVVAADIARLLGEKGQHPAPRRAGADQRDGSRGPHSHQCPVAHRARRAA
- a CDS encoding PD-(D/E)XK nuclease family protein — translated: MPISATDLAVLTRTNAQSLIVQDALRERGIPSVVIVDESVFVSEEAEDLQAVLGAVLDPGSRLDLRRAVATSLVGVSGDEIAASEGDAGFWHEWATRFRSWHDLWVERGFIRMFRALLADTAAAKRLLERVGGERRLTNVLHLGELLHNAAMERNLGPGALLAWLAEQRAGRGAAVERAEIRLESDDARVKILTVHKAKGLEFPVVYCPFLWDSVGGKMEGPCRFHDASGRAMLDVDVDAERRKANVARAKWEGFAEELRVVYVALTRAQHRTVALWGGFKTAGASAAACLLFPPGALPPPALPEPGRLDKQTDAQLTAPLEAFAARVGESVAVRRVPWSYDAQLAPSPETLGPVLEARKVEHAIRSWRHTSSFSSLTRRELAGQLDADEGRDRDEEEQAVDAGSFLEAAGAGVDDVAASVGTPSGLTRITLDGFPRGRRTGDLFHDLLEHIDFASVTDAELTELADAKLDGYGLSRSFAAAEGAERRGQLVRAIRETLVTPLSDGGPCLRDITPEHKFAELEFRMPVGADTSSLTRKALARAFREHPSDAPAGALPRSYAERVEQLGFRALSGFLKGYIDLVFEHAGRWYVVDYKTNHLGDHWDDYRTPAMIDALGHSHYFLQYHLYALTLHRHLRHFQRGYSYAEHFGGVFYLFVKGMHPDAAAGNGVFFEKPPLARLEALSSAIAGRARDALEQGGAA
- the recD gene encoding exodeoxyribonuclease V subunit alpha, whose amino-acid sequence is MSGSARAGRGAELGMAAHLVEQGVLSHLDHELARALLEIAGESSEEVALGAAFASWAIARGHVCVDLKRLRTRRFHDEAGEALPGIELPAHEAWISALTASKLVAVDPVEPGEQEPLSPRPLVLAGGTRLYLSRYFDYERKLAAALLGKSRVLFGDLDGALLSRGLEALFPQATAGTDGQRRAALLATMRGLSVISGGPGTGKTYSVAKVLGLLQEQALGREQAPLRILLLAPTGKAAARLGEAIGQSLAALPEELRGLIPAQAATLHRALGYQRSRPTHFRHDRENPLPADVVVVDEASMVDLALMTKLVDAVHPNARLILLGDKDQLASVEAGAILGDIYGGNPNDGYSCGMAERALELTGGTLPVSPTRPDAGLHDCMVHLTHVHRFAGSGAIAALAAAVRAGDQAAAFAALDAPGDEIVLCPVEPGASLETVFGRLVVERFAGLGSALLADKLEILASFRFLCAHRRGAFGVHALNRFVADHLTASGVLEARADWYDGRPVLITANDYSLELFNGDVGVISAAPTAAAGDEPPRSLVACFPGTGGEGVRSFAPGQLPPHETVFAMSVHKAQGSELSEVALVLPERVSPVLTRELIYTGITRAKQKVRIYGSREVLAQAIEARVERASGLGNALWGNPRG
- a CDS encoding right-handed parallel beta-helix repeat-containing protein, translating into MARNQLAFIRESLFALGLASLLAGCSIRTTTSEPASAPRAQGGLSMRGSVQARATGAAFETRGADAEDGSGNSISLGSSIECHGVNEMTVQDRVIETGGNGVEAHGACKLTLLRCTIRAGGVGLAAHGSSQIVLKDSKVEGGTAALMLHGASRVETQNTQFKGRIEKHGMAALDDRGGNAWN
- a CDS encoding DUF4215 domain-containing protein, with amino-acid sequence MSLLRLARRLSIPVAFFTLVGCGGNPEIASSDTGGTGGSTGGSTSTGGSGGSGGGIVFDAGPDADDGSTEDVCVGCDAAAICGDGVVEAPELCDDGNATPGDGCSGVCMLEPGYSCPVPGQACVPTKAVCGDGIISGSEACDDGNSKAGDGCSDSCDVEQGYACQTPGQPCTPVVTAACGDGAVNSGEQCDDGNTTANDGCDAACKLEQGWLCPTPNKACVKNEYCGDSTVQSSKGETCDDGNSTPGDGCSGICVLEPGYACPNPGKACVSIWVCGNGKVDPGETCDDGNTSPSDGCAADCTQVEPGYTCPATGGPCTKVPPNTCGDGIVAGLEQCDDGNTASSDGCTATCLAEPGYNCPTPGKLCVPIAVCGNGKLEAGEACDDGNTNPGDGCGVQCQLEPLYTCPTPGQLCVSTVKCGDSVVAGTELCDDGNVLSLDGCSATCVLEPGWTCPNAGAKCVAKKCGDGIIAGLEQCDDNNAVANDGCSPTCKLEQGWACVTVGTKSVCHATTCGDSTKEGFEQCDDGNKIPYDGCSPYCKIEPSCANGQCTPVCGDGLKFPQEACDDGNTSSGDGCSATCQIESGWSCNVVIEAPPPKLDIPILYRDFLYRGTSSPGPGHPDFQWNIAAATGLVKAALGADGKPVFNSSTGSGATQLITDATSFCWWYHDTGCAGAGSTNTYSKLVYTTNGLPNGPPTLLTLNQGAGNTYQFSSAAFFPVDGLGWGNAQTYNNHNFAFTSELRYQFTYQGGATPEVFDFTGDDDVYVFINGKLAVDLGGVHGATNGTITLNAAQATTLGLTVGGMYEIAVFQAERHTTESNYKLTLSNFVHAKSVCNTFCGDAIVAGTEVCDNGTANNTGGYGKCNPDCTRGPFCGDATPQIPPEACDDGSNAVTYGGSSKQCGPGCGFAPYCGDAVVSNGEQCDDGTANNTGAYNKCGPGCTLGPRCGDNAVQAGNGEQCDDGANNGATSSKCTATCQLKCGNGAADPGEECDNGAANNTGGYGKCNPDCTEGPRCGDGIKNGTEQCDDGKNDGSYGGCNPGCTLANYCGDGTLTNPPESCDQGAANSATAYGKTLCTNACKPAPYCGDKAVDAVYGETCDDGVNSGQAGSCTSDCKNFVPLVSCGDGTVQPPEQCDKGSANGTPASNCDTHCHLRCGNGVKETGEQCDNGVNDGSYGTCNPDCTLPGYCGDGIKNGPEKCDNGSSNVPVGSAYGGGTCTVICQWAPYCGDGYVQGAFGEQCDGQTGCGPNCKWTNPK